The following nucleotide sequence is from Siniperca chuatsi isolate FFG_IHB_CAS linkage group LG2, ASM2008510v1, whole genome shotgun sequence.
CtagattaaaacacaaaaataaccaGTATtatttactagcttttttttgACACACGTTTTAGAGAAATGTCACAAATGGGGAAGTACTTGCAAAACAAAACCAGTCTGGTAATGGTTGCATTACATTTAAATCAGTTTCATTCAGTTGATTTCACCTAAtaacataaatatgttttgttaattttgcAAGGAGCATGGCAGCGTTTGCAGGGATGTGTGACGGTGGCTCCACAGAGGATGGATGTTTAGCAGCCTCCCGTGATGATACCACACTCAATGCACTCAACATGGTGCGGAGCACAACTTGAATTATATTCATCAGTATCCAGTAAATTCAAAGAATACAAATATTGCTTTGCATATTTACAAATATCTATGTTTTTCTCAATTCTAGCTACATGCAAGTCATTATGATGCAGCAAAAGCTCTCCAGCGTCTGGTTAAGAAGCCTCTGCCGAAGCTTATTGAGAAATGCTGGTCGGAGGATGATGTGGTGAGACGCCTTTAGCTAGTAAGACAGCACCGAAGGTCAGTGCTGATAGTTTGTTAGTCCTTAACAGTGTGTGCAGGCAGATAAAATCCTTGGTGATGAAAGGGAGGCAAagtgtttatgtattttaactATAATTTTTAACTACTGTACTGTCACGTTTGACTGTACAGTGAGTGTAAATTAAAAGTTtgttaaaacagcatttaatgATACAAGCCTGCAGTAAaataaggttgttttttttaaccactacCTTAGTTTTAAATGACAAGTCAGTCTTGTACTTAATTGTAATAATTATGtcagatgtgtgtttttatatatatatatatatatctgctATATATCACCAGATTAACATTATCTGTACTGGAGCCTTTTGTTTCGCAGCTGTATATCATTTAATTTTATCCACCTCCACCCTCCCTTCTTTTCCCCCACAGAAACGCTTCATCAAAGGCCTGAGACAGTATGGAAAGAATTTCTTCCGCATCCGGAAAGACTTTCTGCCCAGCAAAAAGACTGTAATTGAACACAATGTTTTTGGATACAGAACAATTAATAATGCATGCAGTGATTCATGGTTGTTATAGTTTTGATTAGAAACATAACTTGGATTGTTCCTAAAAGTCCTGTGTTCTTATCATCAGGGGGAGCTGATCACTTTCTATTACCACTGGAAGAAAACTCCTGAGGCTGCAGGAACAAGAGCTTATCGACAGCAACGCCGACAGCCGTCCTCTCGCAAAGCAAAGACTCGCTCTGCGGCAGCTCCCGTCAACACCCCATCGCGAAATTATTCAGGTGAGCACTTAGTGTTCCTCACAAATGTGTTGCCATTTTTGGTTCCCCTAGTCATGACAATGAATTTTGTTCATAGTTGTGCGGTCATGAAGTGTGGAAACCATATGAGTTGGACTTGGTCATTGAAGCTGATCTTTTCCTTTGCAGTGGATGCGAGTTCTGCCAGTGAGGATGATCTTGATAGTGAAGACAGTGAACAGGAAATCAAGAGCTGCAGCCAATGCGGTACAACAAGTGAGTTCACGTCTTTATTCGTGATTTATCACATTGGGCAGTTCAGTTTAGTATTCTTTATGTAATACTAATGTTTTACAGATTTCTGTAAAAGCCttttaacatgaaaaaatgCTTGAATTCTGATGTAGAAAAGTGCTTTAAACAGTTTGTGAAACTTGTGCCTAAAGCAGCTTTTCTTAAACAGGTTCTAAGGATTGGCACCAGGGGGGAAGAGACAACCTGTTGCTGTGCATGACTTGTCGCAcatatgaaaacaaacatggatgtcTGCCGCCAGCTCCAAAATCTGCAGGCGCTCCATTCATGTTTAAACCTgttaaagaggaagaagaagtgaACAGCAAGCATGGCATGAGGACACGGCGAAGCAGAGCACCTGTAAGCCCGAGGCTGGCAGATTAGTCACACTATCATCTTTATTACTAGTAATGAGCATTTATGAGAAAATGTCTGTGCAAATGCTATTTTGtagtaaaaatataattatgataTATAACAGGTAAATGTTTCACAGCCTTATTGAATCTGACAAACTCCTTGTAGGggaaaaatgtctttcttgCTTGTGTTTACAATATTAAccactgaatatattttttaaagcagcTGTCATCTTTAAGAAGTGGCCACAAAAGGGTCACCAGCTGCTCTACCAGTGAGGATCCGCAGTCCAGCAGCCAGACCTTCCCGAGTGGAGAAACTTCTAATTCTTTGAGATCATCTTCCGTAGATAATAAGAATGAATCCAGCAAGAGGACAAACAAGGTAAACATAATCTACACATTtcatatacatgtacatgttgttgttgtttgcaaaGTATTGAGCGTGTGTACCTTGCTGGACGGTCTGTTTGGTTGCATATTAGGAGCGTAgatgtcagaaaaaaagagattgaCAGTGTGGCTGCTTTTTGATTGTGCTGCTACAGAAACGGCGGCAACTAAACTGATCTCAACAGCCCCATAACCtcataaatactgtaataattACAGCATGTACAGTGTTATTAAATGTATATGTAGTCATTTTGCAGGGCAGTGAGGAACATTGTGATGAAACAGTATTTAATAAATAGTGAATGAGAATTTGTTGTAATTCTGCAGAATTTCCCTCAATACAGTTGCAGGTGTATTTTTTGGGGTGCTGTAGACATCTATAGGAGGCAATGAAATTCTGATTtagaaaaactttattgtctATCACAAAGCACTGGAAATTGTTCTTTGACATTGTGTACTGGACAAAAACATATGAGGAATTCTTCAAAGAATTCAGCTGTTGAGCTGATGAAAGTTTTGTTAGTCCAAACCTACATGTAACTGAAATTATACATGTACAATATATGTAGGTGACTTAAACAAACTGTCTCTTAAGGATACATGTAATACTGCTGCAGCCATAGATGCTTGTTGATTATCACTCATTGAGGTTTTTGTGTCAGTCATCATCGTCAGTAATTAACACCACTGTGTAAATATCATGCTGTATCCACAGAAGATAAAAGAGGAGGTAACGTCACCAAAGACAACAAAACGTGTACGGGAGTGTCTTGCTCAGGAGCCTGATGAGCCTGAAAAAGTTACACCTAAAAGGCCGAAGACACAGGTGAGAGAGAACACTTTATGTCAAATACCATTTGGATAAAAACTTCTCCAAAGGTgtcatttgtgacattttgtgcAGGAGGGACGGTAAGCTTCTTGTTTTGTGAACTAGCACATCTGTAGTAAAATCCATCAGtcctaaaatgtcagagaaaattCTGCAATGAGTTTTTAAGGGTAAGGAGCTAATTCCTTACCCTTCCTTCCTAATTGCATGATTTGGGTACAacataatttgttttgtgtgttcctCCAGGATCCACAGGGCTCCCGGTCAGAGGGAGAGGCCGAGGTAGAGGAGGAAAGCTCTTCAGAAAGCCGCAGTGCTCAGGACGATGGCAGCAGTGACACCAAAGACATCGATCAGGACAACCGCAGCTCCTCTCCCAGCATTCCCAGCCCTCAACAGGGCAACGAAAGCGACTCTGACTCATGTGCCCAGCCGAACGGTGTCCCATCAGAGCCTGttgctcctgctgctgtgttggCTGACACACCAATCCCACAGGCCCTCCCTTCTCAGGGCCCTCCCATCACTCCTCAGCCAACGCAAAGCACCCCCTCTGCTGATCCTGCTCAGAGcccccctccttcttctccaGACCCCCCCCAGCCAGCTGTTGGTCTGTCAGCTGGCACAGCAGGCCCAAACAGCCGACCACAACCcgcctctcactctctttctggtCCACCACCTCTTCCGTCAGCACTGGGTCAAGGGTCTCCTCTTTCTCCAGCATTTCAGGTCCCGCCGGCTCTCAACTCTGCACAGTCTCTGCAGCCTCATGGCCCGTCAACTCAGGCCCCCCAGCGACCCCCACCCTTCTTTAGGGAGTCTCAGCTCCCACAGCCTCCTCTGCCTGGCCCACAAATCAAGCCTCCTCCTACCACTCCAATTCCACCTTCACACAAACAGATGCTACACCAGTCTGCTACACCTTTCCCTCAGATGCCCTCCAATCTCCCCCTCCCCTGCTCTAAAGCCCCTCAATTCCCTGCCCAACCAGCATCCTCCAGgtgccccccctccccctcttcaGCTCATGCCGCAGCCTTTGCCAATGCAGCCACTTCCGACCCAACTTCCAGTGATCTCACAGGTGCAGACCCACCCTGGAAAAAGCATGACTTCCTCTCACCCACCTGCTGCGGCCTCACATACTCTCACCTCTGTAACATCTTCTGCTATTGGCCCTGTCCCGAGCTTCCAGCCGTCATTCCTGCCTCTTCCTCTGAGACCCTCGCAGGGCACCACTGCAGGAGGATCACAAATTCAGATCAAAGAAGAGCCACTGGATGAGATGGAAGAGGCTGAGAGCCCACCGTCTCCACCTCGGAGCCCCTCGCCAGAGCCTACCATCGTCAACATGGCAAGCCATGCCAGCCAGTCTGCACGGTATGTCTGAAGACATTCTTTCTTACAAAAATCTTAGAAACAGTGTTTCAATACAGGTGATACCTCTTCGTTTTATTTACTCAATTATTCATCAGCTtcatcaaatgcattttt
It contains:
- the rereb gene encoding LOW QUALITY PROTEIN: arginine-glutamic acid dipeptide repeats protein (The sequence of the model RefSeq protein was modified relative to this genomic sequence to represent the inferred CDS: inserted 2 bases in 1 codon) codes for the protein MDDLFSPRRSLNSTQGEIRVGPSHQAKLPELQPRPAPGLHSQPESEELKWTPGVNDCDLLMYLRAARSMAAFAGMCDGGSTEDGCLAASRDDTTLNALNMLHASHYDAAKALQRLVKKPLPKLIEKCWSEDDVKRFIKGLRQYGKNFFRIRKDFLPSKKTGELITFYYHWKKTPEAAGTRAYRQQRRQPSSRKAKTRSAAAPVNTPSRNYSVDASSASEDDLDSEDSEQEIKSCSQCGTTSSKDWHQGGRDNLLLCMTCRTYENKHGCLPPAPKSAGAPFMFKPVKEEEEVNSKHGMRTRRSRAPQLSSLRSGHKRVTSCSTSEDPQSSSQTFPSGETSNSLRSSSVDNKNESSKRTNKKIKEEVTSPKTTKRVRECLAQEPDEPEKVTPKRPKTQDPQGSRSEGEAEVEEESSSESRSAQDDGSSDTKDIDQDNRSSSPSIPSPQQGNESDSDSCAQPNGVPSEPVAPAAVLADTPIPQALPSQGPPITPQPTQSTPSADPAQSPPPSSPDPPQPAVGLSAGTAGPNSRPQPASHSLSGPPPLPSALGQGSPLSPAFQVPPALNSAQSLQPHGPSTQAPQRPPPFFRESQLPQPPLPGPQIKPPPTTPIPPSHKQMLHQSATPFPQMPSNLXPSPALKPLNSLPNQHPPGAPPPPLQLMPQPLPMQPLPTQLPVISQVQTHPGKSMTSSHPPAAASHTLTSVTSSAIGPVPSFQPSFLPLPLRPSQGTTAGGSQIQIKEEPLDEMEEAESPPSPPRSPSPEPTIVNMASHASQSARFIKHLDRGYNSCARTDLFFTPLPSSKLAKKREEAVEKSRREAELSARQERGREKDKEREREREADRNSRASSSSHDSRMSEAQVTSQGHGRPSFEQPPTTVAAVPPYIGPDTPALRTLSEYARPHVMSPNNRSHPFYVSMSPGEPLLAYHMPHGLYSAEPSLRERELRNLRERELRERMKPGFEVKPPDMETLHPSANPMEHFARHGPIGLPHIPGPPHPFAAFHPGLNHLERERMALAGPQLRPELSYAERLTAERLHAERMASVATDPAARLQMLNVTPHHHQHSHIHSHLHLHQQDLLGQGSSPHPLVDPMATGPRLARFPFPGGPIPNPLVSDLPHDHEMLRHPLFGAAYPRELQGPIPQMSAAHQLQAMHAQSAELQRMAMEQQWLHGHHLHGGPIPSQEDYYSRLKKEGDKPS